From a region of the Impatiens glandulifera chromosome 4, dImpGla2.1, whole genome shotgun sequence genome:
- the LOC124936153 gene encoding dual specificity protein phosphatase 1-like, with translation MDMIEELYKEKIAALVRARNTTRCTREDNIPCQIEEGLYLGSLGAANNEPVLKTLKITHILTVANSLPAAYPQEFAYKTIEVSDKEDVNILQYFEECFEFIEEAKRAGGGVLVHCFVGRSRSATIVVAYLMKKHGMSASKALELVRSKRPVASPNSGFMQQLYNFEQTLKTQE, from the exons ATGGATATGATTGAGGAgttatataaagagaaaatagcAGCACTTGTGAGAGCTCGGAATACAACCAGATGCACTAGAGAGGATAATATTCCATGCCAAATCGAAGAG GGTCTCTACCTAGGATCACTTGGAGCTGCTAATAACGAACCTGTGTTAAAAACCTTGAAAATCACCCATATTTTAACTGTGGCAAATTCTCTGCCCGCTGCATATCCACAAGAATTTGCTTACAAAACAATTGAAG TCTCTGACAAGGAAGATGTGAACATATTACAATACTTTGAGGAATGTTTTGAATTCATTGAGGAAGCCAAAAGAGCTGGAGGTGGTGTTTTGGTTCACTGTTTTGTTGGAAGATCTAGAAG TGCCACTATAGTTGTTGCTTATTTGATGAAGAAGCATGGAATGAGTGCTTCCAAAGCTTTGGAGCTCGTGAGGAGTAAACGACCAGTGGCATCTCCTAACTCTGGTTTTATGCAACAGTTGTACAACTTTGAACAGACACTCAAG ACACAGGAATAA